One region of Methanomassiliicoccus luminyensis B10 genomic DNA includes:
- a CDS encoding Ppx/GppA phosphatase family protein encodes MMQSVPRADHVVSFLDIGTNSVRMLVVRLNPNFSYTVLSQQKEVVRLGENEFIDHTLRRDAMDRTVHVCRKFAELSRTYGADEIIAVATSAAREAKNQAVLVERLHDEAGIDMGIISGVEEARLVYLGVSSAVELTDRTALFVDLGGGSTELAIGTQENYSYLDSLKLGAIRITGMYVEEGDREGPVDDSVYNKMRKHVRGLLVHSAHSISLSKVDMAIGSSGTVMNLADIASRTCGGKVNSLKLAHLKKVSAMLRSLPLAERRKVPGLNPERADIIVGGAAILETIMEELKIDELVVSDRGVRDGLLVDYLSKIEGYPHAGRMSVRETSVLQLGRSCNIDEPHAETVVRLALALFDSAKQAGLHSLGDKEREVLKYAAYLHDVGDFISFTNHQAHSYYIVRNADLLGFDEREIAIMANLTRYHRKKVPKKKDPEMEGLDLRAQQVIITLSAFLRLAEELDRSHTGLMRSVALKKEGKDTVLLEGAAAGDASLEIWGVESDAKAFKRAFDRDLRVDIIRVP; translated from the coding sequence ATGATGCAGTCAGTCCCCCGCGCCGACCATGTGGTCTCGTTCCTGGACATCGGAACCAACTCCGTGCGCATGCTGGTGGTGCGCCTCAATCCCAACTTCTCCTACACCGTGCTGAGCCAGCAGAAGGAGGTGGTGCGCCTGGGCGAGAACGAGTTCATCGACCACACCCTCCGCCGGGATGCCATGGACCGGACCGTCCATGTATGCCGCAAGTTCGCGGAGCTTTCCCGCACCTACGGCGCCGACGAGATCATCGCCGTGGCTACCTCGGCCGCCCGGGAGGCCAAGAACCAGGCCGTGCTGGTGGAGCGGCTGCACGATGAGGCGGGGATCGACATGGGCATCATCTCGGGTGTGGAGGAGGCCCGCCTGGTCTACCTCGGCGTCAGCTCCGCCGTGGAGCTCACGGACCGCACCGCCCTGTTCGTGGACCTGGGGGGCGGGAGCACCGAGCTGGCCATCGGCACCCAGGAGAACTACAGCTACCTGGACAGCCTCAAGCTCGGCGCCATCAGGATCACCGGGATGTACGTCGAGGAGGGGGACCGGGAGGGCCCGGTGGATGACTCAGTTTACAATAAGATGCGCAAGCACGTGCGGGGCCTGCTGGTCCACTCGGCGCACTCTATCTCCCTGAGCAAGGTGGACATGGCCATCGGCAGCTCCGGCACGGTGATGAACCTGGCCGATATCGCCTCCCGGACCTGCGGGGGGAAGGTCAACTCCCTGAAGCTCGCCCACCTGAAGAAAGTGTCCGCCATGCTGAGGTCCCTGCCTCTGGCGGAGAGGAGGAAGGTCCCCGGCCTCAATCCCGAGCGCGCGGACATCATCGTGGGCGGGGCCGCCATCCTGGAGACCATCATGGAGGAGCTGAAGATCGACGAGCTGGTGGTCAGCGACCGGGGGGTCCGCGACGGGCTGCTGGTCGACTATCTCTCCAAGATCGAGGGCTATCCCCATGCGGGGCGCATGTCGGTCCGGGAGACCAGCGTGCTGCAGCTGGGCCGTTCCTGCAATATCGACGAGCCGCACGCCGAGACGGTGGTCCGCCTCGCCCTGGCCCTGTTCGACAGCGCCAAGCAGGCCGGCCTGCACAGCCTGGGGGACAAGGAGCGAGAGGTGCTGAAGTACGCTGCCTATCTCCATGACGTGGGGGACTTCATCTCATTCACCAATCACCAGGCGCATTCGTACTACATCGTGAGGAACGCCGACCTCCTGGGCTTCGATGAGCGGGAGATCGCCATCATGGCCAACCTCACCAGGTACCATCGGAAGAAAGTGCCTAAGAAGAAGGACCCCGAGATGGAGGGGCTGGACCTGCGGGCCCAGCAGGTCATTATCACCCTGTCCGCGTTCCTCCGGCTGGCGGAGGAGCTGGACCGCAGCCACACCGGGCTGATGAGATCGGTGGCGCTCAAGAAGGAGGGCAAGGACACGGTGCTGCTGGAGGGCGCTGCCGCCGGGGACGCCTCCCTGGAGATATGGGGGGTGGAGAGCGACGCCAAGGCGTTCAAGCGGGCCTTCGACCGCGACCTCAGGGTGGACATCATCAGAGTACCCTAG
- a CDS encoding DNA polymerase ligase N-terminal domain-containing protein gives MAQLEEYKAKRDFSKTPEPSEGGGSEEPFFVVHDHYASSHHHDLRLLMDGTLKSWAVPKGVPEELKIKRLAVQTEDHPVAYADFHGIIPPGEYGAGKVEILDRGGLEVLERDDKKIVFELRGSRLRGTYALVRFKGKEQDNKNWLLMRTK, from the coding sequence ATGGCGCAGCTCGAGGAGTACAAGGCCAAGCGCGATTTCTCAAAGACCCCGGAGCCGTCGGAAGGCGGAGGATCGGAGGAGCCGTTCTTCGTGGTGCACGATCATTACGCTTCCTCCCATCACCACGACCTCCGGCTGCTCATGGACGGCACCCTGAAGAGCTGGGCGGTGCCCAAGGGCGTCCCGGAGGAACTGAAAATTAAACGCTTAGCGGTGCAGACCGAGGACCACCCGGTGGCCTATGCCGATTTTCATGGGATCATCCCTCCTGGCGAATATGGTGCCGGAAAGGTCGAGATACTGGACCGGGGCGGCCTGGAGGTGCTGGAGCGGGACGACAAGAAGATCGTGTTCGAGCTCCGCGGCAGCAGGCTGAGGGGCACCTATGCGCTGGTGAGGTTCAAGGGCAAGGAGCAGGACAACAAGAACTGGCTCCTGATGAGGACCAAATAA
- the glmM gene encoding phosphoglucosamine mutase, translated as MSLFGSSGIRGEVGQDFTLELAVSIGEAVGSEYPDIVQARDTRTSGDMVSSALVAGATSVGAEVHDAGMVPTPTLAREAASHRCGIMVTASHNPPQYNGVKIWNPDGSAFDSLQMNEVEERILGKKADRKDWRRVGSVQALQGAADRHIDAIVRSIGSASSKVVLDCGNGATTSVSPLALRTLGCGLVTLNANPDGFFPGRTSEPTEEALQDLKDTVLKRKADLGIAHDGDGDRMVAVDDRGRFISGDRLIALFASAMKAQGIVAPMDASMVLDDLVGEVVRCKVGDVYVAEALKKSGLDFGGEPSGTYIFPKETYCPDGVYAGALLARMASEAKISDLLDELPSFPAARHSFKFDSSRKSRIKDGLAAAMQGLDCDRLLTLDGFRAEFPDGWFLVRLSGTEPKVRMTVEARDREELKRLEAVGLNIVEGCLR; from the coding sequence ATGTCCTTGTTCGGTTCTTCGGGGATTCGGGGAGAGGTAGGTCAGGATTTCACCCTTGAGCTAGCGGTCAGCATAGGCGAGGCGGTGGGCAGCGAGTACCCCGACATCGTGCAGGCCAGGGACACCCGCACCAGCGGGGACATGGTCTCCAGCGCCCTGGTGGCCGGCGCCACCTCGGTGGGCGCGGAGGTGCATGACGCGGGCATGGTCCCGACGCCCACTCTGGCAAGGGAGGCCGCGTCCCATCGCTGCGGCATAATGGTCACGGCCTCGCACAACCCCCCGCAGTACAACGGTGTCAAGATCTGGAACCCCGACGGGTCCGCGTTCGATTCCCTCCAGATGAACGAGGTGGAGGAGCGCATACTGGGCAAGAAGGCCGACCGCAAGGACTGGAGACGTGTCGGCAGCGTCCAGGCGCTCCAAGGGGCGGCGGACCGGCACATCGACGCGATCGTGCGTTCGATCGGCTCGGCGTCCTCGAAGGTCGTTCTGGACTGCGGCAACGGGGCCACTACTTCGGTCAGTCCGCTGGCCCTGCGGACCCTGGGCTGCGGCCTGGTGACGTTGAATGCCAATCCCGACGGCTTCTTCCCCGGGCGGACCTCGGAGCCGACCGAGGAGGCGTTGCAGGACCTCAAGGATACGGTGCTGAAGCGGAAGGCGGACCTGGGGATAGCGCACGACGGGGACGGGGACCGCATGGTGGCGGTGGACGATCGCGGCCGCTTCATCTCTGGTGACAGGCTCATCGCCCTGTTCGCCTCGGCCATGAAGGCCCAGGGCATCGTGGCGCCGATGGACGCGTCCATGGTCCTGGACGACCTGGTGGGCGAGGTGGTGAGGTGCAAGGTCGGGGACGTGTACGTCGCCGAAGCGCTCAAGAAGAGCGGGCTGGACTTCGGCGGGGAGCCCTCGGGCACCTACATATTCCCCAAGGAGACCTACTGCCCCGACGGGGTGTACGCCGGCGCCCTCCTGGCCAGGATGGCCTCGGAGGCCAAGATCTCGGACCTGCTGGACGAGCTGCCCTCGTTCCCGGCGGCGAGGCATTCCTTCAAGTTCGACAGCTCCCGCAAAAGCCGGATTAAAGACGGCCTGGCGGCGGCCATGCAGGGCCTCGACTGCGACCGCCTGCTCACCCTGGACGGGTTCCGGGCGGAGTTCCCCGACGGGTGGTTCCTGGTGCGGCTGTCGGGCACGGAACCAAAGGTCCGCATGACCGTGGAGGCGAGGGACCGGGAGGAGCTGAAGAGGCTGGAGGCCGTGGGGCTGAACATCGTGGAGGGGTGCCTGAGATGA
- the glmU gene encoding bifunctional sugar-1-phosphate nucleotidylyltransferase/acetyltransferase, with protein sequence MRALVLAAGEGTRLRPLTSNIPKPLLLVAGRPFLSHTLEALSSQGIKDIHILVGWKANKIKEYYGDGSRLGLRISYLEQKERLGTAHAIGCAAGVIDEPFVCVNGDVVVFEDDIRRMLEKFKSSGSAVMGTVTVPDPQRFGVIEESGGRLIKIHEKPENPPTNLINAGVFVFNTDIFEGIKATPKSKRGEYEITDTLNALAKDKEVLVENISEGWIDVGRPWDMLRANEILMARVRGRVEGTVEPGATLIGEVVVENGARVRSGAYIEGPVYISEGCDIGPNCYIRPSTCLGPGVKVGAAVEVKNSIIMSKSHVPHHNYVGDSLIGERCNLGAGTKVANLRFDDRPVKVAIKGQLIDSGRRKLGVIMGDDVKTGINAMIDAGTIIHENSVIGPGAAVKGSIGPGSKVL encoded by the coding sequence ATGAGGGCGCTGGTGCTTGCCGCGGGAGAGGGCACCAGGCTTCGCCCCCTCACCTCCAACATCCCCAAGCCGCTGCTGCTGGTGGCGGGGAGGCCGTTCCTGTCCCACACCCTGGAGGCGCTGTCGTCCCAGGGGATCAAGGACATCCACATCCTGGTGGGGTGGAAGGCCAACAAGATCAAGGAGTACTACGGCGACGGCTCCCGGCTCGGGCTGAGGATCTCGTACCTGGAGCAGAAGGAGCGCCTGGGCACCGCCCACGCCATCGGGTGCGCCGCCGGGGTCATCGACGAGCCGTTCGTGTGCGTCAACGGCGACGTGGTGGTGTTCGAGGACGACATCAGGAGGATGCTGGAGAAGTTCAAGTCCTCCGGGAGCGCGGTCATGGGCACCGTCACGGTCCCGGACCCCCAGAGGTTCGGGGTCATCGAGGAGTCCGGCGGCCGCCTCATCAAGATCCACGAGAAGCCGGAGAACCCCCCCACCAACCTCATCAACGCCGGGGTGTTCGTATTCAATACCGACATCTTCGAGGGCATCAAGGCCACCCCGAAATCGAAGCGCGGGGAGTACGAGATCACCGACACCCTGAACGCGCTGGCGAAGGACAAGGAGGTCCTCGTCGAGAACATCAGCGAGGGCTGGATCGACGTGGGCCGCCCATGGGATATGCTGAGAGCGAACGAGATCCTCATGGCCCGCGTCAGGGGCAGGGTGGAGGGCACCGTGGAGCCGGGGGCGACACTGATCGGAGAGGTGGTGGTGGAGAATGGGGCCAGGGTGCGCTCGGGAGCGTACATCGAGGGGCCGGTGTACATCTCGGAGGGCTGCGACATCGGGCCCAACTGCTACATCCGCCCGTCCACCTGCCTGGGGCCGGGGGTCAAGGTCGGCGCCGCGGTGGAGGTCAAGAACTCCATCATCATGTCCAAGTCGCACGTGCCCCACCATAACTACGTGGGGGACAGCCTCATCGGGGAGAGGTGCAACCTCGGCGCCGGCACCAAGGTGGCCAACCTGCGCTTCGACGACCGCCCGGTGAAGGTCGCCATCAAGGGGCAGCTCATCGACTCCGGGCGCCGGAAGCTGGGGGTCATCATGGGGGACGATGTCAAGACCGGCATCAACGCCATGATCGACGCCGGGACCATCATCCACGAGAACTCGGTCATCGGGCCGGGGGCGGCGGTGAAGGGCAGCATCGGGCCGGGCAGCAAGGTGCTGTGA
- a CDS encoding Mov34/MPN/PAD-1 family protein gives MSEKRKVWGIEADVLDMVNDAAKGSFPHEFAAVLRAEKGIITEILLLPGSISTEYSATVTLHNLPIDLSVVGTVHSHPGPSNRPSEEDLHLFGSFGNTHIITCLPFDMKSWRAYDWKGDAVELEVL, from the coding sequence ATGAGCGAAAAGAGGAAAGTGTGGGGGATCGAGGCCGACGTCCTGGACATGGTCAACGACGCCGCCAAGGGCTCGTTCCCCCACGAGTTCGCGGCGGTCCTGCGGGCCGAGAAGGGCATCATCACCGAGATCCTGCTCTTGCCGGGCAGCATATCCACGGAGTACTCTGCCACGGTGACGCTGCACAACCTCCCCATCGACCTCAGCGTGGTGGGCACGGTGCACTCCCACCCCGGACCGAGCAACCGCCCCTCCGAGGAGGACCTCCACCTCTTCGGCAGCTTCGGCAACACTCACATCATCACCTGCCTGCCCTTCGACATGAAGAGCTGGCGGGCCTACGACTGGAAGGGCGACGCGGTCGAGCTCGAAGTGCTTTGA
- a CDS encoding NAD(+)/NADH kinase translates to MRLGLTANAEVPEALKLARKAISELKGQDLVLESGIARIFGKEGRPIEEMDIDALVTVGGDGTILRSLQRTEAPIFGINAGVLGFLTEMNEDGIEKGIKRMLEGDYFIDERIKLKTTVAGERQFDATNEAVVHTAHIAKIRHFHVYVDDQLALDVRADGIIVATPTGSTCYAMAVGSPIIDPRVDAFVIAPMAPFKFAARPMVVPASSKVRIEVAKPKPCMCVIDGQQEKEMEGLEAAEFSISENKARFIRFERDFYTRIREKIVCML, encoded by the coding sequence ATGAGGTTGGGGTTGACAGCGAACGCGGAAGTGCCCGAGGCCCTCAAGCTCGCCAGGAAGGCCATCAGCGAGCTGAAGGGCCAGGACCTGGTGCTGGAGTCGGGCATCGCCCGGATCTTCGGGAAGGAAGGCAGGCCCATCGAGGAGATGGACATCGACGCCCTGGTCACCGTGGGCGGGGACGGCACCATACTGCGCTCCCTCCAGAGGACCGAGGCCCCCATCTTCGGCATCAACGCCGGAGTGCTGGGCTTCCTGACCGAGATGAACGAGGACGGCATCGAGAAGGGCATCAAGCGCATGCTGGAGGGCGACTACTTCATCGACGAGCGCATCAAGCTCAAGACCACCGTGGCGGGGGAGAGGCAGTTCGACGCCACCAACGAGGCGGTCGTCCACACCGCCCACATCGCCAAGATCCGCCACTTCCACGTGTACGTGGACGACCAGCTCGCCCTGGACGTCCGCGCCGACGGGATAATCGTGGCCACTCCCACCGGCTCCACCTGCTACGCCATGGCGGTGGGCTCGCCCATCATCGACCCCCGCGTGGACGCCTTCGTCATCGCGCCGATGGCGCCGTTCAAGTTCGCCGCCCGGCCCATGGTGGTGCCGGCGTCCAGCAAGGTCCGCATCGAGGTCGCCAAGCCCAAGCCGTGCATGTGCGTCATCGACGGGCAGCAGGAGAAGGAGATGGAGGGGCTGGAGGCGGCGGAGTTCTCTATTTCCGAGAACAAGGCCCGCTTCATCCGCTTCGAGCGGGACTTCTACACCCGGATACGCGAGAAGATCGTGTGCATGCTATGA